DNA sequence from the Halichoerus grypus chromosome 8, mHalGry1.hap1.1, whole genome shotgun sequence genome:
TGAGGGGCATATAAAAAGACCCGAGCAGTCCCGGGcatgcttctcctctctctctctccctgctgcatGCGGCACTGGAAACTCGGCTCGCCCCACCTGTGTCCGGAACCTGCTCACTCACGTCAGCTTTCCCCTTCTGTTTCGTTCTAGGACTTCTGCACGGATCTGGCCGTCTCCAGTGCCAACTTTATCCCGACGGTGACTGCCATCTCCACCAGCCCGGACCTGCAGTGGCTGGTGCAGCCCACCCTGGTCTCCTCCGTGGCCCCATCACAGaccagagccccccacccctaTGGAGTCCCGACCCCCTCGGCTGGGGCTTACTCCAGGGCTGGAGTTGTGAAGACCATGACGGGAGGCAGAGCTCAGAGCATTGGCCGGAGGGGCAAGGTGGAACAGGTGAGGAGTTCTTCAGCACCTTCTCTCAGTAGGGGGCGTGGGTTGGCATTGGTGGAGGGGGGGGGCACAGTAGACAGGGTGAAGCAACTACATAGAATTCACTACATATCCTCAATGGAGAACCCTGGCTCTAAGCCATTTCCATCCCAGGCCAGACTCCGATAGTCCCACCCCAAGAAATACTCTAATAATTTCTTCCCTAAGAGGTTCCTATCTCATGCTTTTAGACTGGGCTCTTCTTTGTTCTCTTGCTGAGGATCTTATTTTAAATGCAAGTCACACCCAGCCTGCAACTGCAGGTTAGAAATGGCTTCCTAGCAGAGGTGCCAGGAAGCTGGGAAGCAGCAGGGGCCAGTTTCGCTGGGGTGGATGAACAGAGCTGATGGCAGACCTTGTTACTGACTGTTggtctttttgaaaattatttttctagttgtccccagaagaagaagagaaaaggagaatccGAAGGGAAAGGAATAAGATGGCCGCAGCCAAGTGCCGGAACCGGAGGAGGGAGCTGACTGACACACTCCAAGCGGTAGGTAGATCCCGTGGGTCACTCCTTTTCCAACTTAGGGGGAAAGTTGGAGACCGGGTATCGGGGAACAGGGTCCTTGAGTAAGCCCGTGTCTTATGCttggctctctccctctgtattaTACAGGAGACAGACCAGCTAGAAGATGAGAAGTCTGCTTTGCAGACCGAGATTGCCAACCTgctgaaggagaaggaaaaactgGAGTTCATCCTGGCAGCTCACCGACCTGCCTGCAAGATCCCCGATGACCTGGGCTTCCCTGAAGAGATGTCTGTGGCTTCCCTAGATCTGAGCGGGGGCCTGCCCGAAGCTGCCACCCCCGAGTCCGAGGAGGCTTTCACCCTGCCCCTCCTCAACGACCCAGAGCCCAAGCCCTCCGTGGAACCCGTCAAGAGCATCAGCAGCATGGAGCTGAAGGCCGAGCCCTTTGATGACTTCCTGTTCCCAGCATCGTCCAGGCCCGGCGGCTCTGAGACCGCCCGCTCCGTGCCAGACATGGACCTGTCTGGTTCCTTCTATGCAGCAGACTGGGAGCCCCTGCATGGTGGCTCCCTGGGGATGGGGCCCATGGCCACAGAGCTGGAGCCTCTGTGCACCCCCGTGGTCACGTGTACTCCCAGCTGCACTACCTACACGTCTTCCTTCGTCTTCACCTACCCCGAGGCTGACTCCTTCCCCAGCTGCGCGGCTGCTCACCGCAAGGGCAGCAGCAGTAACGAACCCTCCTCTGACTCGCTCAGCTCGCCCACGCTGCTGGCCCTgtgagcaggcagggaggggaggcggAGGGCACCCCTGAGTGCCACTGCCCGAGTTGGTGCATTAGAGAGAGGAGAAACACGTCTTCCCTCGAGGGTTCCCGTAGACCTAGGGAGGACCTTACCTGTGCGTGAAACACACCAGGCTGTGGGCCTCAAGGACTTGAAAGCATCCACGTGTGGACTCAAGTCCTTACCTCTTCCGGAGATGTAGCAAAACGCATGGAGTGTGTATTGTTCCCAGTGACACATCTGAGAGCTGGTAGTTAGTAGCATGTTGAGCCAGGCCTGGGTCTGTGTctcttatctctttctctttagtCTTCTCATAGCATTAACTAATCTATTGGGTTCATTATTGGAATTAACCTGGTGCTGGATATTTTCAAATTGTATCTAGTGCAGCTGATTTTAACAATAACTACTGTGTTCCCGGCAATAGTGTGTTCTGATTAGCAATGACCAATATTCAACTAAGAAAAGATACGACTTTATTTTCTAGTAGATAGAAATAAATAGCTATATCCATGTACTGTAGTTTTTCTTCAACATCAATGTTCATTGTAATGTTAACTGATCATGCATTGTTGAGGTGGTCTGAATGTTCTGACATTAACAGTTTTCCATGAAAAcgttttattgtgtttttaatttatttattaagatggATTctcagatatttatatttttattttatttttttctaccttgAGGTCTTTCGACATGTGGAAAGTGAATTTGAATGAAAAATTTAAGCATTGTTTGCTTATTGTTCA
Encoded proteins:
- the FOS gene encoding protein c-Fos; translation: MMFSGFNADYEASSSRCSSASPAGDNLSYYHSPADSFSSMGSPVNAQDFCTDLAVSSANFIPTVTAISTSPDLQWLVQPTLVSSVAPSQTRAPHPYGVPTPSAGAYSRAGVVKTMTGGRAQSIGRRGKVEQLSPEEEEKRRIRRERNKMAAAKCRNRRRELTDTLQAETDQLEDEKSALQTEIANLLKEKEKLEFILAAHRPACKIPDDLGFPEEMSVASLDLSGGLPEAATPESEEAFTLPLLNDPEPKPSVEPVKSISSMELKAEPFDDFLFPASSRPGGSETARSVPDMDLSGSFYAADWEPLHGGSLGMGPMATELEPLCTPVVTCTPSCTTYTSSFVFTYPEADSFPSCAAAHRKGSSSNEPSSDSLSSPTLLAL